From Anopheles coluzzii chromosome 3, AcolN3, whole genome shotgun sequence, the proteins below share one genomic window:
- the LOC120954848 gene encoding zinc finger CCCH domain-containing protein 13, with the protein MSVHYKFKSALDFDTITFDGLHISVADLKKGIIQQKRLGKTVDFDLQITNAQTKEEYNDDNMLIPKNTSLTIARVPVKNTGKKNWEKAAAAAAAAAEANAPSSAPRGKHDAASSQTNVDLSMMNGTEEDKIREMMFQSTAEYDPTNYQKVRGTQTGEVPMNYKCYRCHKPGHWIKNCPLGPLPKESIEVKRTSGIPRSFIERDKEMGNNPAMQPVQMPPEEKQSIPEDLICGICKDLFTDAVMIPCCGSSFCDECVRTALLESEDNECPDCKEKGSSPGSLIPNRFLRNSVNAFRNETGYTKSQPKANVGKKQTKPEETPTADSTTTTSGGGITSSSSVPFGGDGAQQGAPIVSTISTTTTTTELVESSTYEEDGAGGGGARDADSNLQPQLFDEISQQDDIGSPGREEKEAMVAGGGAGPTGGFDNESDYEDNITVTVPPAHLQSRGAFRGHYNGGRPMRHGGRLHGHDTPPNERQMVANQQQQQQQLQQGYGGVGGNGNSGGRGNELMEREQREDDHHRRRMLMEEKEGEGYGGAGPNAGLLGERGREYDERSPEYMHGGGGGRGLMPHPQHNHPQHVQAIGTAMGHPGGGAYMGPGNGGYGGHVGHPQYAGAGGAGAYGMQQGGGYPPQQQQQQQQQRGYDHHGGMYPADRPPRMMYPMRGGGYMQHHPPHMRQRPMGPGPMGGGYQTVLQTIGPGVIDDPLEAFNRIMREKELRKKQEQQQQQQMRRNRSPMGERGRRSRSFDNGGRGGGPRGNSSDRRRTSRQRSPDRRRSPDDKHHPDERDRVRERRRNRSSSYSSSRSRSYTRSKSRSPMKRNKSPRKRSRSPPGGYRDRRSRSRSGSFAGGMRYRDRRDDRRPGDFNRDRSPGFNQNFGYGNRPPRGGGGPRGGGRARGNSRDVGGPMQHFPPRGYDRHQPPLLPLPGGRPDEMQPGFLHGQHHLHDYRDGPGGGQQQHQQHQQQQQQHGGNMMSGGGPATASMQSGGGVGGAMAATQSNRYPGRDERERSVGSYGGAKQSADFGEGGEQHHMQHPNVPPGGEQRHRTSRQSSRQSSPMGGAHQQGVGHQDPAQRGREGEWPEHTDDPAYQHHHHQQQQHHADRPSPESKGVRGTSEQRPASMASGSHGRGRSRSRDRKRPLPTGTGQDGSDRDGADRRRHRSKRSESAERHERSNRGSRSAGGGGEHERDKQDRKHQPSEKDKRSEPVDQHGRRGGDERDHHHRERGKERGDNDRGGDHQRDRERERDRDRQRDREREKDRNKEKERGDHAEHHDRDRDRRKEKEREKEKEKEREREKEREREKVREKEREKERLRDREKERDREKDRERGEKDREREKDRDKEKDRDMEKDREREKDREKEREKEREKEREKEREKERDREKDKDGKEVSKKKTRDSSDEDRRDRKKDRDKKKRKKEKEVEKRKHKKERKEKDKERRSKDRRKERKTVEKEEPDSSQQPATPTAREREEGGKAREERRDERERDEARSAEEGDDNARQGSVASEDGKQESDSGESGADDDDRSNAEQHEDEQQEQQQHQQEEEQEQQDHEEHRHHQQQEAQIDGHDHGDLYSDIPDRYEADQLELSVLAEESGQAGPVEDDGAAGLADSTGDSQEKPVADSDAASGEGGMLMKRSDSVLDLHANLDYEQELDESLQLHSSQPKEEEDHDTVMPELSKWEMDEDGQINSSTGEDGQEGASPEDGSAGGDGDGLQLATGGKVTSEVLKRAENAIFTRAINAIRPIEIKKISGDRQKLYTGGSGSGNGSPTRLPLDVKHAQEHDELKRFQVTVPVNDERAERSVEIKQMADLKVETRSSPMRTSVKERLGSKVPDNASQFSRSRTPPTNRKPGGSSSNNNNNNNTSNDGNGRGKPFSDRRRGSSRSRSRTRDDSKRVDRNRSGGRHESGSGGSKKPSESSNRRGRDDRQRDDDRPQRDRKDAEPRRNSRERSDNRKTDQQQQQRGRSRDRERDRDRGDNRGRRGDSRDRKGTVSPSAKKGSDRKDADTHQRGGKREDTSAGRVSSSKSGHRGEEGAKGGRGDEKNATAPSSTTGSTTGGERQRGEHSPAERQSRKRSAEHLREGSPERGSGQQDEAAKRDASGSSKRTKVEKPSSGKGNKSAAGGSSSDTTSSDSESSSTDSSPDTDAGGGGGGGGTSSKKRKKRKHKKERKRAKRSAATTETDDESGGKRKKSKKKSKSSKKKKKSSKHKKD; encoded by the exons ATGTCGGTGCACTACAAGTTTAAGAGCGCCCTCGACTTTGACACGATCACGTTCGACGGGTTGCACATCTCGGTGGCCGACCTGAAGAAGGGCATCATCCAGCAGAAGCGGCTGGGCAAAACGGTTGATTTCGATCTACAGATTACGAATGCGCAAACGAAGGAAG AATACAATGATGATAATATGCTGATACCGAAAAACACGTCGCTCACGATAGCGCGCGTGCCGGTCAAGAACACAGGGAAGAAGAACTGGGAAAAGgccgcggcggcggcggccgctgcgGCCGAGGCGAATGCACCGTCGTCGGCACCGCGCGGCAAGCACGATGCGGCCAGCTCGCAAACCAACGTCGACCTGTCGATGATGAACGGGACGGAGGAGGACAAGATCCGGGAGATGATGTTTCAAAGCACGGCCGAATACGACCCGACGAA CTATCAGAAGGTGCGCGGCACGCAGACGGGCGAGGTGCCGATGAACTACAAGTGTTACCGGTGTCACAAGCCGGGCCACTGGATCAAGAACTGCCCGTTGGGGCCGCTGCCGAAGGAAAGCATCGAGGTGAAGCGCACGTCCGGCATACCGCGCTCGTTCATCGAGCGCGACAAGGAGATGGGCAACAATCCGGCCATGCAGCCGGTGCAGATGCCGCCGGAGGAGAAGCAGTCCATCCCGGAGGATCTGATCTGCGGCATCTGCAAGGATCTGTTCACCGACGCGGTCATGATACCGTGCTGCGGCAGCTCGTTCTGCGACGAGTGTGTGCGGACGGCGCTGCTCGAATCGGAGGACAACGAGTGTCCGGACTGCAAGGAGAAGGGTTCGTCGCCCGGGTCGCTCATACCGAACCGGTTTTTGCGCAACTCGGTCAATGCGTTCCGCAACGAGACGGGCTACACGAAGTCGCAACCGAAGG cCAACGTTGGTaagaaacaaaccaaaccggAAGAAACACCGACTGCGGACAGTACCACTACGACCAGCGGTGGTGGTATAACGTCCTCTTCCTCCGTACCATTCGGTGGCGACGGTGCTCAGCAGGGTGCCCCCATCGTCAGTACGATttccaccactaccaccaccaccgagctGGTGGAATCGTCCACGTACGAAGAGGATggtgcgggtggtggtggagcgcGCGATGCGGATAGCAATCTGCAGCCGCAGCTGTTTGACGAAATCTCCCAGCAGGATGACATCGGTTCGCCGGGCCGTGAAGAGAAGGAGGCGATGGTGGCGGGCGGCGGTGCTGGACCGACCGGCGGGTTTGACAATGAGTCGGACTATGAGGACAACATTACCGTTACGGTGCCGCCGGCTCACCTCCAGAGCCGGGGTGCGTTCCGCGGCCACTACAATGGCGGGCGGCCGATGCGCCACGGCGGACGGCTGCACGGGCACGATACGCCACCGAACGAGCGGCAGATGGTGGcgaatcagcagcagcagcagcagcagctacaacaGGGCTATGGTGGTGTTGGCGGGAATGGTAACAGTGGTGGCCGGGGCAACGAGCTGATGGAGCGGGAGCAGCGTGAAGACGACCATCACCGCCGTCGGATGTTGATGGAGGAGAAGGAAGGCgaagggtacggtggtgccgGCCCGAATGCGGGCTTGTTGGGCGAGCGGGGTCGTGAGTACGATGAGCGATCGCCGGAGTACATGcacggaggaggaggaggtcgAGGACTGATGCCCCATCCGCAGCATAATCATCCGCAGCACGTCCAAGCGATCGGGACGGCCATGGGACACCCGGGTGGTGGTGCATACATGGGACCGGGTAACGGTGGCTACGGTGGCCACGTCGGCCACCCACAGTACGCGGGCGCGGGAGGTGCAGGAGCGTACGGAATGCAGCAGGGAGGCGGTTATCcgccacagcagcaacagcagcagcagcagcagcgaggatACGACCATCATGGCGGAATGTATCCCGCGGACCGTCCGCCAAGGATGATGTATCCGATGCGGGGTGGGGGGTATATGCAGCACCATCCACCCCACATGCGACAGCGTCCGATGGGACCGGGACCGATGGGTGGCGGCTATCAGACCGTACTTCAAACGATAGGGCCAGG CGTCATTGACGATCCGCTCGAAGCGTTCAACCGAATCATGCGCGAGAAGGAGCTGCgcaaaaagcaggaacagcagcagcagcagcaaatgcgCCGCAACCGTTCGCCGATGGGTGAGCGGGGCCGTCGCTCACGATCCTTCGACAACGGTGGTCGGGGCGGTGGCCCACGGGGCAATTCCTCCGATCGGAGACGCACCTCGCGACAGCGGTCACCGGATAGGCGACGGTCGCCGGACGATAAGCACCATCCGGACGAGCGGGACCGGGTGCGAGAGCGGCGCCGGAATCGGTCCAGCTCGTACAGCTCCTCGCGCTCGCGCTCTTATACGAG atCCAAATCAAGGTCGCCCATGAAGCGGAACAAGTCGCCACGGAAACGGTCACGCAGTCCACCGGGCGGCTACAGAGATCGACGAAGCCGAAGTCGGTCGGGATCGTTTGCGGGAGGAATGCG ATACAGAGACCGTCGTGATGATCGTCGTCCGGGCGACTTTAATCGCGATCGATCGCCTGGATTTAATCAAAACTTTGG CTACGGCAATCGTCCTCCCCGAGGCGGCGGTGGCCCAAGAGGAGGTGGTCGGGCTCGTGGCAACAGTCGGGACGTTGGTGGACCGATGCAGCATTTCCCGCCCCGAGGCTATGATCGTCACCAGCCACCCCTGTTACCGTTACCGGGCGGACGGCCGGACGAGATGCAGCCAGGCTTCCTGCACGGGCAGCATCATCTGCACGACTACCGGGACGGACCGGGCggtggccagcagcagcaccagcagcaccagcagcagcagcagcagcacggcggCAATATGATGAGCGGCGGTGGGCCAGCAACAGCCTCGATGCAATCGGGTGGCGGTGTTGGTGGCGCGATGGCTGCCACACAGTCAAACAG GTATCCGGGACGTGATGAGCGTGAACGAAGTGTCGGTAGCTACGGAGGTGCCAAGCAATCGGCGGACTTTGGCGAAGGAGGGGAGCAGCATCATATGCAGCATCCGAACGTACCGCCTGGCGGCGAGCAACGGCACAGAACAAGCCGACAGTCCAGCCGGCAATCTTCTCCGATGGGCGGTGCTCATCAGCAAGGCGTCGGACATCAAGATCCTGCGCAGCGTGGTAGGGAGGGCGAGTGGCCAGAACACACTGACGATCCCGCCTAccaacaccatcaccatcagcagcaacagcatcacgCTGATCGGCCGAGTCCCGAGTCGAAGGGCGTCCGCGGTACGTCCGAACAGCGGCCAGCGTCAATGGCCAGCGGTAGTCACGGTCGGGGAAGATCACGTTCGCGCGACCGCAAGCGTCCTCTCCCGACCGGGACCGGTCAGGATGGGTCCGATCGGGATGGTGCGGATCGCAGAAGGCACCGATCGAAACGGTCCGAGTCGGCGGAGCGGCACGAAAGATCGAACCGAGGCTCCCGTTCggctggcggcggcggtgaaCATGAGCGGGACAAGCAGGACCGCAAACATCAGCCCTCGGAGAAGGACAAGCGCAGCGAGCCGGTGGACCAGCACGGCCGGCGGGGAGGAGACGAGCGtgaccatcatcatcgggAGCGTGGCAAGGAACGGGGCGACAATGACCGCGGTGGTGATCATCAGCGTGATCGCGAGCGGGAGCGCGATCGAGACCGGcagcgagaccgtgagcgggaGAAGGATCGCAACAAGGAGAAGGAGCGGGGCGATCACGCCGAACATCATGATCGCGACCGGGACCGAAGGAAGGAGAAGGAGCGCGaaaaggagaaggaaaaggagcgCGAGCGGGAGAAGGAGCGGGAGCGGGAAAAGGTACGCGAAAAGGAGCGCGAGAAGGAAAGGCTGCGGGACAGAGAAAAGGAACGCGACAGGGAAAAGGATCGCGAACGGGGTGAGAAGGATCGAGAGCGGGAAAAGGACCGCGACAAGGAAAAGGATCGCGACATGGAGAAGGATCGCGAGCGGGAAAAAGATCGCGAGAAGGAGCGCGAGAAGGAACGTGAGAAGGAGCGTGAGAAGGAGCGTGAGAAGGAGCGTGATCGCGAAAAGGATAAAGATGGAAAGGAGGTGTCCAAGAAGAAGACGCGCGATTCGAGCGACGAAGATCGGCGTGACCGGAAAAAGGATCGCGACAAGAAGAAACgcaagaaggagaaggaggtgGAGAAGCGCAAGCACAAAAAGGAGCGCAAGGAGAAGGACAAGGAGCGCCGGTCGAAGGATAGGCGCAAGGAGCGCAAAACGGTTGAGAAGGAGGAACCGGATAGCTCGCAGCAACCGGCCACACCGACGGCACGGGAGCGGGAGGAAGGCGGCAAGGCCCGCGAAGAGCGGCGGGACGAGCGGGAGCGTGACGAAGCGCGATCGGCTGAAGAGGGAGACGACAATGCGCGGCAGGGAAGTGTTGCCAGTGAGGATGGCAAGCAGGAGAGCGATTCGGGTGAGTCTGGCGCAGACGATGACGACCGTAGCAACGCTGAACAGCACGAAGacgagcagcaggagcagcagcaacaccagcaagAGGAGGAACAGGAACAGCAGGACCATGAAGAGCACCGGCACCATCAACAGCAGGAAGCGCAGATCGATGGTCACGATCATGGCGATTTGTATTCGGACATACCGGATAGGTATGAAGCGGATCAACTGGAGCTGTCCGTGCTGGCGGAAGAGAGCGGTCAGGCCGGCCCGGTCGAGGACGATGGTGCGGCAGGGCTGGCAGACAGTACCGGGGACAGCCAGGAGAAACCGGTGGCCGACAGTGACGCGGCCAGCGGCGAGGGTGGCATGCTGATGAAGCGGTCCGATTCTGTGCTGGATCTGCACGCTAATCTCGACTACGAGCAGGAGCTGGACGAAAGCTTGCAGCTACATTCGTCCCAGccgaaggaggaggaggaccaCGATACGGTCATGCCCGAGCTGTCCAAGTGGGAGATGGACGAGGACGGGCAGATTAATTCGTCCACCGGCGAGGATGGGCAGGAGGGCGCCTCACCCGAGGATGGATCAGCCGGTGGGGACGGGGACGGCCTGCAGCTGGCCACCGGTGGCAAGGTGACGAGTGAGGTGCTGAAGCGGGCCGAAAATGCGATCTTCACGCGTGCCATTAACGCGATACGGCCGATTGAGATTAAGAAGATCAGCGGCGATCGGCAGAAGCTGTACACGGGCGGCAGTGGCAGCGGCAACGGTTCGCCGACTCGGTTACCGTTGGACGTGAAGCACGCACAGGAACACGACGAGCTGAAGCGCTTCCAG GTTACTGTACCAGTGAACGACGAGCGAGCGGAACGTTCGGTGGAGATAAAGCAGATGGCCGATCTGAAGGTGGAAACCCGTTCCTCGCCGATGCGCACCTCTGTTAAAGAGCGCCTGGGCAGCAAGGTGCCGGACAATGCGTCCCAGTTCAGCCGGTCGCGAACTCCACCCACCAACCGCAAACCGGGCGGCTCctcgagcaacaacaacaacaacaacaacaccagcaacgATGGCAACGGTCGCGGAAAACCGTTCTCGGACCGGCGCCGCGGTTCATCCCGCAGCCGCAGTCGAACGCGGGACGATTCGAAGCGCGTCGACCGAAACCGGTCCGGCGGAAGGCACGAGAGTGGCAGCGGTGGCAGCAAAAAGCCATCGGAATCGTCCAACCGAAGGGGACGCGATGATCGGCAGCGCGACGACGATCGACCGCAGCGTGATCGTAAAGATGCGGAACCGAGGCGAAACAGCCGGGAAAGGAGTGACAATAGGAAAaccgatcagcagcagcagcaacgtggACGCAGCCGTGATCGAGAGCGGGATCGCGATCGGGGTGATAATCGTGGTCGCCGTGGGGACAGCCGCGATCGTAAGGGTACCGTGTCGCCGAGCGCGAAAAAGGGCAGCGATCGCAAGGACGCCGACACGCATCAACGGGGTGGCAAGCGAGAGGACACGTCCGCCGGTCGTGTGTCATCGTCCAAGTCGGGTCACCGGGGGGAGGAAGGTGCGAAAGGAGGCCGCGGAGACGAGAAGAACGCAACGGCTCCCAGTTCGACGACGGGCTCGACCACCGGTGGCGAACGGCAAAGGGGTGAACATTCGCCGGCAGAGCGACAGTCCCGCAAACGTTCGGCAGAGCACCTGCGGGAGGGTTCGCCCGAACGGGGCAGCGGTCAGCAGGACGAGGCAGCGAAGCGGGACGCTAGCGGTAGCAGTAAGCGCACGAAGGTGGAAAAACCATCGTCAGGGAAGGGGAACAAATCCGCTGCCGGTGGCAGCTCGAGCGATACGACCAGCTCCGATTCGGAATCTTCCTCAACGGACAGCAGCCCCGATACGgatgccggtggtggtggtggtggtggcgggaCCAGCAGCAAGAAGCGCAAGAAGCGAAAGCACAAGAAGGAGCGCAAGCGTGCCAAACGTTCCGCTGCGACGACGGAAACGGACGACGAATCCGGCGGGAAGCGCAAAAAGTCGAAAAAGAAATCGAAATcgtcgaagaagaagaaaaaatccagcaaacacaaaaaggaCTAG